From the Caldisalinibacter kiritimatiensis genome, the window ACCTAAAGGTTTTCTTTTAGCTGTTCCAGCAAATATAACATCTTGCATTTTACTTCCTCTTAAAGTTTTTACACTTTGTTCTCCTAATACCCATCTAATAGCATCTGAAATATTACTTTTTCCACTACCATTTGGTCCTACTACAGCTGTTACACCTTTTTCAAAATCTATCTCTGTCTTATCGGCAAATGATTTAAAGCCTTGAACCTCTAACCGTTTCAGATACAATATTATCACCTCTAAATAATTAGTAGATTTGTGCTGATTTTATTTGCTACATAATAAAAGCTAAAAGGTTTCCATGTCAAGTGGAAACCCTAATTTAATTTAATAACCACATTTTGTTTTTACTTAATTAAATTCAACCTTTGGATTCCCTTATTTATATTCTACCTTACTTAGCAAATTCCTCTTTTCTAAATATAATTGTATATAGTCTTTAATTACTATATGGTCTTTTGCTTCATTCATATATATATTAATACAATCCTTATCAATCTCTTCAGAAATAACTTTAATATTGCTTATATTATATTTTTCTTTTATATATTTAATATTTTCCTTTTTCTGCCCTACAAAGGTAGATATCATTTTTTTGTTTATACCGATTACTATATCCTCACTATATACATTCTCAGAAAAATATTGATTTAAAACTTCTCTATAAACCCTTGATTCTACTAACTGTCTTATTGCTGGATGAAATGGTCCTGCAACAACATCACCATCTAATGTAATATTTTCAGAAGGCTGTAAACCTATTCTAATTACCGTAATACCATAATATTTAAAAAGCATTAATAATTCACTGCTTATATCTATTGCTTCATTAAGTGATAAAGGCTTATATTTACCATTGTCATTAAGCTTTTCTAAATAAGTATCCTTAACTACTAATGTCGGATATATCCTAACAAAATCCGGTTTAAGCTTTATTATTTCTATACCTGTATACAATGATTTTTCTTTATTATCTCCCGGTAATCCTAACATCATCTGTACTCCTAGGTTAAATTTATATTCTCTAATTAATTCCACTGCTTCCCGAACATGATTAGATGTATGTCCACGATTAGATTTTTTTAACACTCCCTCATCCATAGACTGCACACCTAATTCAATA encodes:
- a CDS encoding elongator complex protein 3, translating into MSNVYRIIPVFVPHKGCPFDCVFCNQKKITGLSTDVTKENVEETVKEYIRTIPDCNEELEIAFYGGSFTAIDMGTQEELLEVAYRYKNKGLIDRIRLSTRPDYIDYKRLSLLKKYQVDTIELGVQSMDEGVLKKSNRGHTSNHVREAVELIREYKFNLGVQMMLGLPGDNKEKSLYTGIEIIKLKPDFVRIYPTLVVKDTYLEKLNDNGKYKPLSLNEAIDISSELLMLFKYYGITVIRIGLQPSENITLDGDVVAGPFHPAIRQLVESRVYREVLNQYFSENVYSEDIVIGINKKMISTFVGQKKENIKYIKEKYNISNIKVISEEIDKDCINIYMNEAKDHIVIKDYIQLYLEKRNLLSKVEYK